A region from the Rhinoderma darwinii isolate aRhiDar2 chromosome 2, aRhiDar2.hap1, whole genome shotgun sequence genome encodes:
- the LOC142741852 gene encoding phosphatidylinositol polyphosphate 5-phosphatase type IV-like, which produces MCYNLKKKNYSTVDVTSRFDRVFWFGDLNFQLKEDRKNVESLLQKIEGKDMSSLLKHDHLNEAKNNGSIFLGFKEHTIDFLPTYKFDIGTDTYDTSAKQRIPSYTDRVLFKSQCEGDVRVLRYDSCPVLKTSDHRPVFGIFEVKIRPGSDE; this is translated from the exons atgtgctataatttaaaaaaaaaaaattattctacagtggacgtcaccagccgctttgatcgggtgttttggtttggagacctcaattttcaacttaaagaggacagaaaaaatgtggaatctcttctgcagaagatcgaaggaaaagatatgtccagtctcctcaaacacgaccatctgaatgaagccaagaacaatg ggtccatatttctagggttcaaggagcacaccattgatttccttcctacatataagtttgacattggcacagacacctatgatacatcagcaaagcagagaattccatcatatacg gacagggtgttgtttaaaagccaatgtgagggagatgtgcgagtcctgagatacgactcttgccctgttttgaagacctcagaccaccgacctgtttttggcatctttgaagtaaagatcaggcccggttcagatgagtaa